The Parambassis ranga chromosome 19, fParRan2.1, whole genome shotgun sequence genome contains a region encoding:
- the ptges3l gene encoding putative protein PTGES3L, with product MNKPKIVRPEESQPAHALWFDRKKYVTINFMVQKPKDVQVDIQLDKMILCCKNDTDDVFYNELHFYDKVQIHDSRERVYDRTINVLLRKVKPDYAWPRLQKDPAKPSWISVDFDNWRDWEHEEDDGKEEYDRYMDMIQEMSAGNKGETPDMGDLSDSD from the exons ATGAACAAACCTAAAATCGTCAGACCAGAGGAAAG CCAGCCAGCACATGCTCTGTggtttgacagaaaaaaatatgtcaCTATCAACTTTATGGTTCAGAAACCCAAAGATGTCCAAGTTGACATCCAGCTGGACAAAATGATTTTATG CTGCAAAAATGACACGGATGATGTGTTCTACAATGAGCTGCACTTCTATGACAAAGTCCAGATCCAT GATTCCAGAGAAAGAGTCTATGACCGCACCATCAATGTTTTGCTAAGGAAGGTGAAGCCTGATTATGCATGGCCTCGACTTCAGAAAGATCCAGCAAaa CCTAGTTGGATTTCTGTGGACTTTGACAACTGGAGGGACTGGGAGCATGAAGAAGATGATGGAAAGGAAGAGTATGACAGATACATGGAT ATGATCCAAGAGATGTCTGCTGGTAATAAAGGAGAAACACCAGATATGGGCGATCTTAGTGAT TCTGACTGA